One window of Populus nigra chromosome 5, ddPopNigr1.1, whole genome shotgun sequence genomic DNA carries:
- the LOC133694635 gene encoding uncharacterized protein LOC133694635 translates to MAAATAILWNPLILTRNPQGLHLSPALSSSSIKPLDKRALSSGPGKLRITNSITRSSLTVQAAANAAYSDGGRRPSNASIFVGGFVLGGLIVGALGCVYAPQISKALAGTDRKDLMRKLPKFIYDEEKALEKTRKILAEKIEQLNSAIDDVSSQLRSEDAPNGASVHSDDIEAAI, encoded by the exons ATGGCTGCTGCTACTGCTATTCTTTGGAATCCTTTAATTCTAACCAGAAATCCTCAAGGACTCCACCTATCTCCAG cgttgtcttcttcttctataaAGCCGTTGGACAAACGCGCCTTGAGTAGTGGTCCTGGAAAACTGCGAATAACTAACTCCATAACCAGAAGCTCACTCACAGTCCAAGCTGCTGCTAATGCTGCTTATAG TGATGGAGGAAGAAGGCCAAGCAATGCAAGCATTTTTGTTGGTGGCTTTGTTTTGGGAGGACTTATAGTTGGTGCTCTTGGATGTGTATATGCTCCTCAG ATCAGCAAGGCATTAGCTGGCACTGACCGGAAGGATCTTATGAGGAAGCTgcccaaattcatctatgaTGAAGAAAAAGCTCTGGAG AAAACTCGAAAAATATTAGCTGAGAAGATTGAACAACTGAACTCGGCCATTGATGATGTTTCCTCTCAACTCCGATCAGAAGATGCCCCAAATGGAGCAAGTGTGCATTCTGATGACATTGAAGCTGCCATATGA
- the LOC133694634 gene encoding glyceraldehyde-3-phosphate dehydrogenase B, chloroplastic yields MATHAALASSRIPANTRLPSKINHSFPTQSSLKRLEVAEFSGLRASSCVTYAKNASEGSFFDVVASQLAPKVAVSTPVRAETVAKLKVAINGFGRIGRNFLRCWHGRKDSPLDVIVVNDSGGVKNASHLLKYDSMLGTFKAEVKIVDNETISVDGKPIKVVSNRDPLKLPWAELGIDIVIEGTGVFVDGPGAGKHIQAGAKKVIITAPAKGADIPTYVVGVNEKDYDHEVANIISNASCTTNCLAPFVKVMDEEFGIVKGTMTTTHSYTGDQRLLDASHRDLRRARAAALNIVPTSTGAAKAVSLVLPQLKGKLNGIALRVPTPNVSVVDLVVNVEKKGITAEDVNGAFRKAAEGPLKGVLDVCDVPLVSVDFRCSDVSSTIDSSLTMVMGDDMIKVVAWYDNEWGYSQRVVDLAHLVANKWPGVAAAGSGDPLEDFCKTNPADEECKVYEA; encoded by the exons ATGGCTACCCACGCAGCTCTTGCCTCTTCAAGAATCCCTGCCAATACAAGACTTCCCTCCAAGATCAACCACTCTTTCCCCACTCAAAGCTCCTTAAAG AGGCTAGAAGTGGCTGAGTTTTCTGGGCTTCGAGCCAGTTCATGTGTAACATATGCCAAGAACGCTAGTGAGGGATCCTTCTTTGATGTGGTGGCTTCCCAACTTGCTCCCAAG gTTGCAGTGTCAACTCCTGTTAGGGCAGAAACTGTGGCCAAATTAAAGGTGGCTATCAACGGATTTGGACGCATTGGCAGGAACTTCCTGCGATGCTGGCATGGTCGCAAAGACTCTCCCCTTGATGTAATTGTTGTCAATGACAGCGGTGGTGTCAAGAAC GCTTCCCACTTGTTGAAATATGATTCAATGCTTGGAACTTTCAAAGCAGAGGTGAAAATTGTGGACAACGAGACCATCAGTGTTGATGGCAAGCCCATTAAGGTTGTTTCCAACAGAGACCCTCTTAAGCTTCCATGGGCTGAGCTCGGAATAGACATTGTTATTGAG GGAACCGGAGTTTTTGTGGATGGCCCTGGTGCTGGGAAACATATTCAAGCTGGTGCTAAGAAAGTTATCATCACTGCTCCAGCCAAAGGCGCCGATATCCCAACCTATGTTGTTGGTGTTAACGAAAAGGACTACGACCATGAGGTTGCCAACATTATAAG TAATGCTTCTTGCACCACAAATTGTCTGGCTCCCTTTGTGAAGGTCATGGATGAGGAATTCG GCATTGTCAAGGGAACAATGACAACAACTCACTCCTACACTGGAGATCAG AGGCTCTTGGATGCTTCACACCGTGACTTGAGGAGAGCCAGGGCTGCAGCATTGAACATAGTCCCAACAAGCACTGGTGCAGCCAAAGCTGTATCTCTTGTGCTGCCTCAGCTCAAGGGCAAGCTCAATGGCATCGCACTCCGTGTCCCGACACCCAATGTTTCAGTTGTTGACCTTGTTGTGAATGTTGAGAAGAAGGGCATTACAGCAGAAGATGTCAATGGAGCCTTCAGAAAGGCGGCTGAGGGACCATTGAAGGGTGTATTGGATGTGTGTGATGTTCCTCTTGTGTCTGTTGACTTCCGATGCTCTGATGTTTCTTCAACCATTGACTCTTCATTGACCATGGTCATGGGAGATGATATGATCAAGGTTGTCGCCTGGTATGACAATGAATGGGGATACAG CCAAAGGGTCGTTGATTTAGCACATCTTGTAGCCAACAAGTGGCCAGGAGTGGCTGCAGCAGGAAGTGGAGACCCATTGGAGGATTTCTGCAAGACAAACCCAGCTGATGAGGAGTGCAAAGTTTATGAAGCTTAG